A region from the Triticum aestivum cultivar Chinese Spring chromosome 3D, IWGSC CS RefSeq v2.1, whole genome shotgun sequence genome encodes:
- the LOC123073788 gene encoding uncharacterized protein, with protein sequence MKRTRAQNPKAQDPEPQDPAAAGSNPTPKPQRRAKQPRQPKAATAGGKKTAAAREAAAVTATAAAAASVAAASPAAETAPVVPDVCVGAGGGGDVACGLPAEWDEMDGSPWWTFGVEEEKLLGWFPFVEEDFLSVGSGVGPAAAEPFDDDIWRIHQIYEIPSYAAK encoded by the coding sequence ATGAAGCGGACCAGGGCGCAGAACCCCAAGGCCCAGGACCCGGAGCCGCAGGACCCCGCGGCCGCCGGGAGCAACCCCACCCCGAAGCCGCAGCGCCGCGCGAAGCAGCCCCGGCAGCCCAAGGCGGCGACGGCGGGTGGCAAGAAGACCGCCGCGGCTCGCGAGGCCGCTGCGGTGACCGCGACGGCAGCCGCTGCTGCCTCCGTCGCCGCAGCGTCCCCCGCAGCGGAGACGGCGCCGGTCGTCCCCGACGTCTGCgtcggcgcgggaggaggaggggaTGTGGCGTGCGGCCTGCCGGCGGAGTGGGACGAGATGGACGGGTCGCCGTGGTGGACGTTCGGGGTGGAGGAGGAGAAGCTGCTGGGGTGGTTCCCGTTCGTGGAGGAGGACTTCCTGTCCGTCGGCAGCGGcgtcggccccgccgccgccgagcccttcGACGACGACATCTGGCGGATCCACCAGATCTACGAGATCCCCAGCTACGCCGCCAAGTGA